One stretch of Haladaptatus sp. R4 DNA includes these proteins:
- a CDS encoding cbb3-type cytochrome c oxidase subunit I — translation MGVLLLAVASFLARFEDWRSYAPVGSSGGYGYAESNTQTHEKPAGIIRWITTVDHKDIGLLYGTFGLLSFAWGGISVLLMRIELFTPSGDFLSANMYNSLMTTHGITMLFLFGTPIIAAFANYFMPLLIGADDVAFPRLNAVAFWLLPPAAVLIWIGFPLFMFGGIQPSQTSWTMYTPLASCGKSAVAAGATCQAQASPAVDMMLLGLHLSGIATTLGAINMIATIFTERGDDVGWPELDIFSWTILTQSGLILFAFPLLGSAIIMMLLDRNFGTTFFAADGGGAMLWQNLFWFFGHPEVYILILPPMGLISLILPKFSGRKLFGFKFVVYSTLAIGVLSFGVWAHHMFSTGMDPRLRASFMAVSMAIAIPSAVKTFNWITTMWNGRLRLTAPMLFCVGFVSNFIIGGVTGVFLAAIPVDLVLTDTYYVVGHFHYIVMGAIGTAVFAGIYYWFPVVSGKMYNKTLAHWHFWLTMIGTNVTFFAMLFLGYGGMPRRYATYLPQFTTWHQITTIGAFILGVGQLLFVWNLAQSWLDGPVAPDDPWNLGEDGMLSKEWTWFAKKRETALTDGGEDEGTPAAEE, via the coding sequence ATGGGGGTACTTTTGCTCGCGGTCGCTTCGTTCCTCGCTCGTTTCGAGGACTGGCGGTCGTATGCACCCGTTGGCAGCAGTGGTGGCTACGGATACGCAGAATCGAACACGCAGACTCACGAGAAGCCTGCTGGAATCATTCGTTGGATCACGACAGTAGACCACAAGGATATCGGTCTGTTGTACGGGACGTTCGGTCTTCTCTCGTTCGCGTGGGGTGGCATTTCCGTGCTTCTCATGCGGATAGAACTGTTCACGCCGAGCGGTGACTTTCTCAGTGCGAACATGTACAACAGCCTGATGACGACGCACGGTATTACCATGCTCTTCCTGTTCGGGACGCCCATTATCGCGGCGTTCGCGAACTATTTCATGCCCTTGCTCATCGGCGCGGACGACGTGGCGTTCCCGCGTCTCAACGCCGTCGCGTTTTGGTTGTTGCCGCCCGCAGCGGTTCTCATCTGGATCGGATTCCCGTTGTTCATGTTCGGCGGTATCCAACCGTCACAGACGAGCTGGACGATGTACACGCCGTTGGCGTCCTGTGGGAAGTCGGCCGTGGCGGCCGGTGCGACCTGTCAGGCACAGGCGAGCCCCGCCGTGGACATGATGCTCCTCGGACTGCACCTCTCCGGTATCGCCACGACGCTCGGTGCGATCAACATGATCGCCACCATCTTCACCGAGCGTGGTGACGACGTCGGATGGCCGGAACTCGACATCTTCTCGTGGACCATCCTGACCCAGTCGGGTCTCATCCTGTTCGCGTTCCCCCTCCTGGGCAGCGCCATCATCATGATGCTGCTCGACCGTAACTTCGGCACCACCTTCTTCGCGGCCGACGGTGGTGGCGCGATGCTGTGGCAGAACCTCTTCTGGTTCTTCGGCCACCCCGAAGTGTACATCCTCATCCTGCCGCCGATGGGACTGATCAGCCTCATCCTCCCGAAATTCTCGGGACGGAAACTGTTCGGGTTCAAGTTCGTCGTCTACTCGACGCTGGCTATCGGTGTGCTCTCGTTCGGTGTCTGGGCCCACCACATGTTCTCGACCGGAATGGACCCGCGACTCCGCGCGAGTTTCATGGCCGTCTCGATGGCCATCGCGATTCCGAGCGCCGTCAAGACGTTCAACTGGATCACGACGATGTGGAACGGGCGGCTTCGCCTGACCGCGCCGATGCTGTTCTGTGTCGGCTTCGTCTCCAACTTCATCATCGGCGGCGTCACCGGCGTCTTCCTCGCCGCGATTCCCGTGGACCTCGTGCTCACTGACACCTACTACGTCGTGGGTCACTTCCACTACATCGTGATGGGGGCCATCGGTACGGCCGTCTTCGCTGGAATCTACTACTGGTTCCCGGTCGTCTCCGGCAAGATGTACAACAAGACGCTCGCTCACTGGCACTTCTGGCTGACGATGATCGGTACCAACGTGACGTTCTTCGCCATGCTGTTCCTCGGCTACGGCGGGATGCCGCGCCGGTACGCGACCTACCTCCCGCAGTTCACGACGTGGCACCAGATCACCACCATCGGTGCGTTCATCCTCGGTGTCGGCCAGCTCCTCTTCGTCTGGAACCTCGCACAGTCCTGGCTCGACGGCCCAGTCGCTCCCGACGACCCGTGGAACCTCGGCGAGGACGGAATGCTCTCGAAGGAGTGGACGTGGTTCGCAAAGAAGCGTGAAACGGCACTCACCGACGGCGGTGAGGACGAAGGAACGCCCGCTGCGGAAGAATAA
- the acs gene encoding acetate--CoA ligase — protein MSDDTVELEARLEEAESFEPPESFVEQANVSDPEIYDEFEENWPGAWERAADLLDWYEDYDTVLDDSDAPFYKWFTGGSLNASYNCLDRHLDERGDETAIEWIGELGETRTYTYEELHREVNEFAAALREVGVGEDDVVTMYMPMIPELPIAMLACARIGAPHSVVFAGFSADALATRMKSAASEHLITCDGYYRRGDPLHHKEKADKGLSQVGHDVDTIVVDRLGDEYDHPMKEEEYDYADLVDEQEGTEVEPVQRDAEDMLFLMYTSGTTGEPKGVKHTTAGYLSYVSWTSHAVLDIKPEDTYWCAADIGWITGHSYIVYGPLSLGTTSVMYEGTPDYPEKDRLWEIVEDYGVDIYYTAPTAIRSYMKWGREYPEKHDLSSLRLLGTVGEPINPRAWKWYYKHIGHEDCPIVDTWWQTETGGMMITTLPALGTMKPGSAGPPLPGIDAQIVDTKGETIQAGRAGYLTVQKPWPGMLRTVYKNDDRYISEYWREYSDPDADEWVYFPEDGAKLDEDGYITVLGRVDDVINVSGHRLGTMEIESAIVGVKGVAEAAVVGGHHDLKGEAVYAYVITEEGYDGDDELYDRIVEGVEDGIGPIARPEDIIFTPELPKTRSGKIMRRLLEDIANEDELGDTSTLRNPDVVEDIQGKVQDS, from the coding sequence ATGTCAGACGATACCGTGGAACTCGAAGCGCGGCTCGAAGAGGCAGAATCGTTCGAGCCACCGGAATCATTCGTTGAACAGGCAAACGTCTCGGACCCCGAGATTTACGACGAGTTCGAAGAGAACTGGCCGGGGGCGTGGGAGCGTGCGGCCGACTTGCTCGATTGGTACGAGGACTACGACACCGTTCTCGACGACAGCGACGCTCCATTTTATAAGTGGTTCACCGGCGGGTCGCTGAACGCCTCCTACAACTGTCTCGACCGACACCTCGACGAGCGGGGAGACGAGACGGCGATCGAATGGATCGGAGAACTGGGTGAGACACGAACCTACACGTACGAGGAACTCCACCGCGAGGTGAACGAGTTCGCGGCGGCACTTCGTGAGGTCGGCGTCGGCGAGGACGACGTCGTCACGATGTACATGCCGATGATTCCCGAACTCCCCATCGCCATGCTGGCCTGTGCGCGAATCGGCGCACCACACAGCGTCGTCTTCGCGGGCTTCTCGGCCGACGCGCTCGCCACGCGGATGAAGAGCGCGGCTTCGGAGCACCTCATCACCTGCGACGGCTACTACCGCCGTGGGGACCCGCTTCACCACAAGGAGAAGGCCGACAAGGGTCTCTCGCAGGTCGGTCACGACGTGGATACGATCGTCGTGGACCGACTCGGCGACGAGTACGACCACCCGATGAAAGAAGAGGAGTACGACTACGCCGACCTCGTGGACGAACAGGAGGGTACGGAGGTCGAACCCGTCCAGCGTGACGCCGAGGACATGCTGTTCCTGATGTACACCTCCGGAACGACCGGGGAGCCGAAAGGCGTCAAACACACCACGGCGGGTTACCTCTCGTACGTCTCGTGGACCTCGCACGCCGTCCTCGACATCAAACCCGAGGATACCTACTGGTGTGCGGCGGACATCGGGTGGATCACCGGCCACTCCTACATCGTGTACGGGCCGCTCTCGCTCGGGACGACGAGCGTGATGTACGAGGGAACGCCGGACTACCCGGAGAAGGACCGCCTCTGGGAAATCGTCGAGGACTACGGTGTGGACATCTACTACACCGCGCCGACGGCGATTCGGTCGTACATGAAGTGGGGACGCGAGTACCCCGAAAAGCACGACCTCTCCAGCCTTCGACTGCTCGGGACGGTGGGCGAACCCATCAACCCGCGCGCGTGGAAGTGGTATTACAAGCACATCGGCCACGAGGACTGTCCCATCGTGGACACGTGGTGGCAGACCGAGACGGGCGGGATGATGATAACGACGCTCCCCGCCCTCGGAACGATGAAACCCGGCAGTGCCGGACCGCCGCTTCCGGGCATCGACGCACAGATCGTGGACACGAAAGGGGAAACGATCCAAGCGGGACGGGCGGGCTATCTCACGGTCCAGAAACCGTGGCCGGGAATGCTCCGCACCGTCTACAAGAACGACGACCGCTACATCAGCGAATACTGGCGGGAGTACTCCGACCCCGACGCCGACGAGTGGGTGTATTTCCCCGAGGACGGCGCGAAGCTAGACGAGGACGGCTACATCACCGTTCTCGGACGTGTCGACGACGTCATCAACGTCTCCGGACACCGTCTCGGAACGATGGAGATCGAGAGCGCCATCGTCGGCGTGAAGGGCGTGGCGGAGGCGGCCGTCGTCGGTGGCCACCACGACCTGAAAGGCGAAGCGGTGTACGCCTACGTCATCACCGAGGAGGGCTACGACGGTGACGATGAACTCTACGACCGCATCGTGGAAGGCGTCGAAGACGGCATCGGACCGATCGCACGGCCCGAGGATATCATCTTCACGCCCGAACTGCCGAAGACGCGGTCGGGCAAGATCATGCGACGCCTGCTGGAGGACATCGCCAACGAGGACGAACTCGGTGACACCTCCACGCTCCGGAACCCGGACGTCGTGGAGGACATTCAGGGCAAGGTCCAAGACAGTTAA
- the dnaK gene encoding molecular chaperone DnaK gives MTSNKILGIDLGTTNSAFAVMEGGDPEIIVNGEGDRTTPSIVAFSDDGERLVGKPAKNQAVQNPEKTIQSIKRHMGDEDYTVEIEGEEYTPEQISAMILQKIKRDAEEYLGDDVEKAVITVPAYFNDKQRQATKNAGEIAGFDVDRIVNEPTAASMAYGLDDDTDQTVLVYDLGGGTFDVSILDLGDGIYEVIATNGDNDLGGDDWDQAIIDYLADDFESEHGIDLRDDRQALQRLKDAAEEAKIELSSRKETDINLPFITATDNGPVHLENSLTRAKFESLTKDLIDRTVEPTEQALSDAGYSKSDIDEVILVGGSTRMPQVSEKVEELTDQEPKKNVNPDEAVALGAAIQGGVLSGDVDDIVLLDVTPLSLGIEVKGGLFERLIDKNTTIPTEESKVFTTAAANQTSVQVRVFQGEREIANENEQLGEFHLSGIPPAPAGTPQIEVTFDIDKNGIVNVSAEDHGSGNSEEITIEGGAGLSDEEVERMQEEAEQHAEEDEERRELIEARNAAEGAVQRAETLLEENEENVDDDLEAEIRDEIEDVQEVLEDEDATKDDLEDATENLSKSLQEIGKQMYEQQEQAQQAGAAGPGGMGGGMGGMGGMGGGPNPGAGADSGADESDDEYVDADFEDVDDDDSDDDE, from the coding sequence ATGACGAGCAACAAGATACTGGGCATCGACCTCGGTACCACGAACAGCGCGTTCGCGGTCATGGAAGGTGGCGACCCGGAGATCATCGTCAACGGCGAAGGTGACCGGACCACGCCGTCCATCGTCGCGTTCTCCGACGACGGTGAGCGTCTGGTCGGGAAACCAGCCAAAAATCAGGCAGTTCAGAACCCCGAGAAGACGATTCAGTCCATCAAGCGGCACATGGGCGACGAGGATTACACCGTCGAAATCGAGGGCGAGGAGTACACGCCGGAGCAGATCTCGGCGATGATCCTCCAGAAGATCAAACGCGACGCCGAGGAGTACCTCGGCGACGATGTGGAGAAGGCGGTCATCACCGTCCCCGCGTACTTCAACGACAAGCAGCGACAGGCGACGAAGAACGCCGGAGAGATCGCGGGATTCGACGTTGACCGCATCGTCAACGAACCGACCGCCGCGTCGATGGCGTACGGACTGGACGACGACACCGACCAGACCGTCCTCGTCTACGATCTCGGTGGCGGGACGTTCGACGTTTCCATCCTCGACCTCGGCGACGGCATCTACGAAGTCATCGCCACGAACGGGGACAACGACCTCGGTGGTGACGATTGGGACCAGGCCATCATCGACTACCTCGCCGACGATTTCGAGTCGGAACACGGCATCGACCTCCGCGACGACCGACAGGCGCTCCAGCGCCTGAAGGACGCGGCCGAGGAAGCGAAGATCGAACTCTCCTCGCGGAAGGAGACGGACATCAACCTCCCGTTCATCACGGCGACCGACAACGGACCGGTCCACCTCGAAAACAGCCTGACTCGGGCCAAGTTCGAATCCCTGACGAAGGACCTCATCGACCGCACGGTCGAACCGACCGAACAGGCGCTGTCGGACGCGGGCTACTCGAAATCCGACATCGACGAGGTCATCCTCGTCGGCGGTTCGACCCGCATGCCGCAGGTTTCGGAGAAGGTCGAGGAACTCACGGACCAGGAACCGAAGAAGAACGTCAACCCCGACGAAGCCGTCGCGCTCGGCGCGGCGATTCAGGGTGGCGTCCTCTCCGGCGACGTGGACGACATCGTGTTGCTCGACGTGACGCCGCTCTCGCTCGGTATCGAGGTGAAGGGTGGCCTGTTCGAGCGCCTCATCGACAAGAACACGACCATCCCGACCGAGGAGTCGAAGGTGTTCACCACCGCGGCGGCCAACCAGACCTCGGTGCAGGTCCGTGTCTTCCAGGGTGAGCGCGAAATCGCCAACGAGAACGAACAACTCGGCGAATTCCACCTCTCAGGAATCCCGCCAGCACCCGCCGGAACGCCGCAGATCGAGGTGACGTTCGACATCGACAAGAACGGAATCGTCAACGTCTCCGCGGAGGATCACGGCTCGGGTAACAGCGAGGAGATCACCATCGAGGGTGGCGCTGGCCTCTCCGACGAGGAAGTCGAGCGCATGCAGGAAGAAGCAGAACAGCACGCCGAGGAGGACGAGGAACGCCGCGAACTCATCGAAGCGCGGAACGCCGCCGAAGGGGCCGTTCAGCGCGCCGAGACGCTCCTCGAAGAGAACGAGGAGAACGTGGACGACGACCTCGAAGCCGAGATTCGGGACGAGATCGAGGACGTGCAGGAGGTCCTCGAAGACGAGGACGCGACGAAGGACGACCTCGAAGACGCGACCGAGAACCTGAGCAAGTCGCTGCAGGAGATCGGCAAGCAGATGTACGAACAACAGGAGCAAGCCCAGCAGGCCGGTGCCGCAGGTCCCGGCGGAATGGGTGGCGGCATGGGCGGCATGGGTGGAATGGGCGGCGGCCCGAACCCCGGCGCTGGTGCCGACAGCGGTGCTGACGAGAGCGACGACGAGTACGTCGACGCGGACTTCGAAGACGTGGACGACGACGATTCGGACGACGACGAATAA
- a CDS encoding acetate uptake transporter, with the protein MPADTEFGNPAPLGLVGFGLTTVLLSLVNAGIFGSSLEMAVIPMAIAYGGTIQLFAGLLEYRNGNTFGTVAFTSYGAFWWWFALLVLFESNGLIDTVSPGALGIALIMWGIFTAYMWIGTFKLNWALWSVFLLLAVTFFLLGFGNLLGIDALVTAGGWVGIVTGLDAMYVSFAEVTNWCFDREVVPLGGVPYGGPTTEPQTGTAD; encoded by the coding sequence ATGCCCGCTGATACCGAGTTCGGCAACCCGGCACCGCTCGGACTCGTCGGCTTCGGACTGACGACGGTGTTGTTGAGCCTCGTCAACGCGGGGATTTTCGGCAGTAGCTTGGAGATGGCAGTCATTCCGATGGCAATCGCCTACGGCGGGACGATTCAGCTATTCGCAGGCTTGTTGGAGTACCGAAATGGGAACACGTTCGGGACCGTCGCGTTCACCAGTTACGGCGCCTTCTGGTGGTGGTTCGCGCTGCTCGTCCTCTTCGAGTCGAACGGCCTCATCGACACCGTGAGTCCGGGTGCGCTCGGGATAGCCCTCATCATGTGGGGCATCTTCACGGCCTACATGTGGATCGGGACGTTCAAACTCAACTGGGCGCTCTGGAGCGTGTTCCTCCTGCTGGCGGTCACGTTCTTCCTGCTGGGCTTCGGCAACCTGCTCGGTATCGACGCGCTCGTCACCGCCGGTGGTTGGGTCGGTATCGTCACCGGTCTCGACGCGATGTACGTCAGTTTCGCCGAAGTCACCAACTGGTGTTTCGACAGGGAAGTCGTTCCGCTCGGCGGCGTCCCGTACGGTGGACCGACGACCGAACCGCAAACGGGAACCGCCGACTAA
- a CDS encoding nucleotide exchange factor GrpE, with protein MTEEQAAQTVDEEPTEGESPAEGNVETDENTPDEETPDEDVLGPEDTSLIARVAIADEGLAADVEDRLAAIESERQELDDEVDDLEAKLRRNRADFQNYKKRAKKRQKQLKKRATEDLVDRLIDVRENLQRAVEAEHDDVESLREGVELTLRELDRVFEDENVARIRPEEGDDVDPQRHEVMLRVESDHPEDTIADVYQPGYEMGDKVLQAAQVTVSDGNGDEA; from the coding sequence ATGACCGAGGAGCAAGCCGCCCAAACGGTAGACGAAGAGCCAACCGAAGGGGAATCCCCGGCCGAAGGGAACGTCGAGACGGACGAAAATACGCCGGACGAAGAAACGCCGGACGAGGACGTTCTCGGCCCGGAGGACACGAGCCTCATCGCGCGGGTTGCCATCGCGGACGAGGGCCTCGCCGCGGACGTCGAGGATCGACTCGCGGCTATCGAGTCGGAACGGCAGGAACTGGACGACGAAGTGGACGACCTCGAAGCGAAACTGCGGCGCAATCGTGCCGACTTCCAGAACTACAAGAAGCGCGCGAAAAAGCGGCAGAAACAGCTCAAAAAGCGTGCGACCGAGGACCTCGTCGACCGACTCATCGACGTGCGCGAGAACCTTCAGCGCGCTGTCGAAGCGGAACACGACGATGTCGAGAGCCTGCGTGAGGGCGTCGAACTCACCCTGCGCGAACTCGACCGCGTGTTCGAGGACGAGAACGTCGCGCGGATTCGCCCCGAAGAGGGCGACGACGTGGACCCACAGCGCCACGAAGTGATGCTCCGCGTCGAGAGCGACCACCCCGAGGACACCATCGCCGACGTGTACCAACCGGGCTACGAGATGGGCGACAAGGTTCTGCAAGCTGCGCAAGTGACCGTGAGCGACGGCAACGGCGACGAAGCGTAA
- a CDS encoding DUF6684 family protein has translation MAQSVFSKETLLNLMVNIIPLGIIVCFFVAFVGFNAWSNSGLGGMISIALLVLPFIALAALTYIAAQKIEVATGT, from the coding sequence ATGGCACAAAGCGTCTTCAGCAAGGAAACCCTCCTCAACTTGATGGTCAACATCATTCCCCTGGGGATAATCGTCTGTTTCTTCGTCGCTTTCGTTGGCTTCAACGCGTGGAGCAACAGCGGCCTCGGCGGCATGATCAGCATCGCACTCCTCGTCCTCCCGTTCATCGCCCTCGCCGCGTTGACGTATATTGCAGCCCAGAAAATCGAGGTCGCAACTGGAACATAA
- a CDS encoding acetate uptake transporter: MPADTKTGNPAPLGLVGFGLTTVLLSMVNAKLLPAEGEVVVIPLAFAFGGTAQLIAGLLEYREGNTFGTVAFTSYGAFWWWFGLLVIFGENGWISLDGATTTLGVALILWGVFTTYMWIATFKLNWALWSVFLLLAVTFFLLGFGDYLGIGWLGVAGGWVGLITGLDAMFVSFAEVANWAYDREVIPLGGAPLKSKSGRKTQPAD; encoded by the coding sequence ATGCCCGCGGACACGAAGACCGGCAACCCGGCGCCGCTCGGGCTCGTCGGCTTCGGACTGACCACCGTCCTGTTGAGCATGGTGAACGCAAAACTGCTTCCCGCGGAGGGGGAAGTGGTCGTTATCCCGCTCGCGTTCGCGTTCGGCGGGACGGCCCAACTGATCGCCGGACTACTGGAATATCGTGAAGGGAACACGTTCGGGACCGTCGCATTCACCAGCTATGGCGCGTTCTGGTGGTGGTTCGGCCTCCTCGTTATCTTCGGCGAGAACGGTTGGATCAGTCTCGATGGGGCGACGACTACCCTCGGAGTGGCGCTCATCCTTTGGGGCGTCTTCACGACGTACATGTGGATCGCCACGTTCAAGCTCAACTGGGCGCTCTGGAGCGTTTTTCTCCTGTTAGCGGTCACGTTCTTCCTGCTCGGCTTCGGCGATTACCTCGGCATCGGGTGGCTCGGAGTCGCCGGTGGCTGGGTCGGCCTCATCACGGGGCTCGACGCGATGTTCGTCAGTTTCGCCGAAGTGGCCAACTGGGCGTACGACCGGGAAGTCATCCCATTGGGAGGTGCCCCGCTCAAATCGAAGTCGGGACGAAAGACCCAACCGGCGGACTGA
- a CDS encoding MFS transporter → MTEETSGGSTSLFRNREFIALAGTAFARSQAYSTILIALSLYAGMFHTSSTVEGLFGTAFAVVQLLIVLPLGRYIDTRNSKRILLFGLFINVLVFIGFSFVDSVTGVILMRVVQGFAASILWLTGTTVIGEISDDDSRGLWIGTYNQVGAFSSLFGDIFGGLLLYLYGFEATYAALSVITIGAFLAIYLFLRDNPGGRKDPEESSSRETFETLLGRSAIKALVFFRLSFSVGKMAVITFLPIYAHTEFGINPFVVGGIMAGGKLTKSLTQGKVGDWTDRVGKKERFILAGALVYALGTALIPFADLADDYIPGVTVSAFGGSMAIPGAFFVLFAAYAVLGIGDSLRLPASMALFVEEGEQFEAVASSLSLRSIAWKVGQVGGPVFIGAIWDATGVFVAFWAASGFIIVSSFVFAMLYSTDPAPGEHVDAVGGD, encoded by the coding sequence GTGACTGAGGAGACGAGCGGCGGGTCGACCAGCCTCTTTCGGAACCGCGAGTTCATCGCCTTGGCGGGCACCGCGTTCGCCCGGAGCCAAGCGTATTCGACGATCCTCATCGCGCTGTCGTTGTACGCGGGCATGTTCCACACGTCGAGCACCGTCGAGGGCCTGTTCGGGACGGCGTTCGCCGTCGTCCAACTGCTCATCGTCCTCCCGCTCGGCCGCTACATCGACACGCGAAACTCCAAGCGGATCCTGCTGTTCGGTCTCTTCATCAACGTCCTCGTGTTCATCGGATTCAGCTTCGTGGATTCGGTGACGGGCGTCATCCTGATGCGCGTCGTGCAGGGGTTCGCCGCGAGCATCCTCTGGCTCACCGGAACGACCGTCATCGGCGAGATCAGCGACGACGATTCCCGCGGGTTGTGGATCGGGACGTACAATCAGGTCGGCGCGTTCTCCAGCCTGTTCGGGGACATCTTCGGCGGATTGCTGTTGTACCTGTACGGGTTCGAAGCGACGTACGCCGCACTCAGCGTCATCACCATCGGCGCGTTTCTGGCCATCTACCTGTTCCTTCGGGACAATCCCGGCGGACGGAAGGACCCGGAGGAGTCGAGTAGCCGTGAGACGTTCGAAACCCTGCTCGGTCGCTCGGCCATCAAGGCGCTCGTCTTCTTCCGCCTCTCGTTCAGCGTCGGGAAGATGGCCGTCATCACCTTCCTCCCCATCTACGCACACACGGAGTTCGGTATCAATCCCTTTGTCGTCGGTGGTATCATGGCCGGTGGGAAGTTGACGAAGTCGCTGACGCAGGGAAAAGTCGGCGACTGGACCGACCGGGTCGGGAAGAAAGAGAGGTTCATTCTCGCGGGGGCGCTCGTGTACGCGCTTGGGACGGCGCTCATCCCGTTCGCCGACCTCGCCGACGATTACATCCCCGGCGTGACGGTCTCCGCGTTCGGGGGGTCGATGGCGATACCGGGCGCGTTCTTCGTCCTCTTTGCCGCCTACGCCGTGTTGGGAATCGGCGATAGCCTCCGACTCCCGGCGAGTATGGCCCTGTTCGTCGAAGAGGGCGAACAGTTCGAGGCGGTGGCGTCGAGCCTCTCGCTGCGCTCTATCGCGTGGAAGGTCGGACAGGTCGGCGGTCCCGTGTTCATCGGCGCGATTTGGGACGCCACGGGCGTGTTCGTCGCGTTCTGGGCCGCGTCGGGATTCATCATCGTTTCGTCGTTCGTCTTCGCCATGCTCTACAGCACCGACCCCGCGCCCGGCGAGCACGTCGATGCGGTCGGTGGGGACTGA
- a CDS encoding cox cluster protein: MSSRLQGRSLVISLYALIVTFAGVVGVLLGAFGPDGMRPVHLFGVIELQPTPVELAIYGVVTIGLFLGILLSLVIFVAERYDDAQPKG, from the coding sequence GTGTCATCTCGACTGCAAGGTCGCTCGCTCGTCATCAGCCTGTACGCCCTCATCGTCACGTTTGCGGGAGTCGTGGGAGTCCTCCTCGGCGCGTTCGGCCCGGACGGTATGCGCCCCGTCCACCTGTTCGGCGTCATCGAGTTGCAACCGACGCCGGTCGAACTCGCCATCTACGGCGTCGTGACGATCGGTCTCTTCCTCGGTATCCTACTCTCGCTCGTTATATTCGTCGCGGAGCGATACGACGACGCTCAGCCGAAAGGCTAA
- a CDS encoding universal stress protein, translating into MYHVLLAVDETESRAMAQVNAVVDLPEASSEVQATLLYCFTDNPSGGSALQVGGIRRAKEVLDDAGIETDIVESSGDPADVILDVAEERDVDCVCVGGRRRSPAGKALFGSVSQSVILNADRPVLVARAKHAE; encoded by the coding sequence ATGTATCACGTCCTTCTGGCAGTGGACGAAACCGAATCGCGCGCGATGGCGCAGGTAAACGCCGTCGTTGACCTTCCCGAGGCGTCGTCCGAAGTGCAGGCGACGCTGCTCTACTGTTTTACCGACAATCCGAGCGGTGGCTCCGCACTGCAAGTCGGCGGTATCCGACGGGCGAAGGAGGTACTCGACGACGCTGGCATCGAAACGGACATCGTCGAATCGAGCGGGGACCCGGCCGACGTAATCCTCGACGTCGCCGAGGAACGGGACGTCGATTGCGTCTGCGTCGGTGGGCGGCGGCGCTCGCCCGCCGGAAAGGCGTTGTTCGGCAGCGTGTCACAATCGGTCATCCTCAACGCCGACCGACCGGTACTGGTTGCAAGGGCTAAACACGCTGAGTAG